One genomic region from Croceicoccus sp. YJ47 encodes:
- a CDS encoding acyl-homoserine-lactone synthase: MDPMQQSMGAIRASLADPALRVMFEARKRVFVDLLKWDVPVLEDAYEIDQFDTPSASYLVLTDNDFGHRASARLLRSDGPHILKDLFPHLCAGPVPLHGNFREMTRFCIEPTLPRGDRRKARNQLVSALADHALANGIAGYTAVAPMPWFRQIADFGWQCHPLGPGEVIDGQELVALQIKIDQNTREDLESTGIYGGEAYRIANASMELAA, encoded by the coding sequence GTGGACCCAATGCAGCAATCAATGGGCGCAATTCGCGCCAGTCTCGCCGATCCGGCACTTCGCGTAATGTTCGAGGCGCGCAAGCGGGTCTTCGTTGACCTCCTCAAATGGGATGTGCCCGTTCTGGAGGACGCCTACGAAATCGATCAGTTCGACACGCCGTCAGCCAGCTATCTGGTTCTGACCGACAACGATTTCGGACACCGGGCTTCGGCGCGGTTGCTGAGGTCTGATGGCCCTCATATTCTCAAAGATCTGTTCCCGCATCTGTGTGCCGGGCCTGTCCCATTGCATGGCAATTTCCGCGAGATGACCCGCTTCTGTATCGAGCCAACGCTACCGCGCGGCGATCGGCGCAAGGCCCGCAACCAACTTGTCTCTGCGCTGGCCGACCATGCCTTGGCGAACGGGATTGCAGGCTACACGGCTGTGGCTCCGATGCCCTGGTTCCGGCAGATCGCAGACTTCGGCTGGCAATGCCATCCGCTCGGACCGGGCGAAGTAATCGATGGTCAAGAATTGGTCGCACTGCAGATTAAAATCGATCAAAATACGCGCGAGGATCTTGAAAGCACCGGCATCTACGGCGGCGAGGCATACCGCATCGCCAATGCCAGCATGGAGCTGGCCGCATGA
- a CDS encoding LuxR family transcriptional regulator produces MYAYLAEEFATELINVRSDTELDGALKQVSRRLGFDHFALSLEMRSTSCEAPGLLLHDYPDEWARVYIAFDLAGQDPVRRACDKTIIGFAWDWIDELVPLTRGDRQMLNVGRECGIGNGYTVPRHLPGIGRGTCTFAVRPERELPRRRFAVAEMVGTLALSCALGLSSEKFDEKVPSLTDRQRECLLWVARGKTAAETAMILEISTETVIQHLKMARERYQVHCKQSLVVAALFDGLIGFADIIRWRDAG; encoded by the coding sequence ATGTACGCATATCTCGCGGAGGAATTCGCAACTGAACTTATCAATGTCCGTTCGGACACTGAACTCGACGGTGCGCTTAAACAGGTTTCCCGGCGCCTTGGCTTCGACCACTTCGCGCTTAGCCTGGAGATGCGTTCGACATCGTGCGAGGCACCGGGCCTGCTATTGCACGACTATCCCGACGAATGGGCGAGAGTCTATATTGCCTTCGACCTCGCAGGGCAGGATCCGGTGCGAAGAGCCTGTGACAAGACAATCATCGGTTTTGCCTGGGACTGGATTGACGAACTCGTCCCTCTCACGCGCGGCGACCGTCAAATGCTCAATGTCGGCCGGGAATGCGGTATCGGCAATGGCTATACTGTTCCGCGGCATTTGCCCGGGATAGGGCGCGGTACCTGCACCTTTGCTGTTCGGCCCGAGCGAGAACTGCCCCGACGGCGCTTCGCTGTCGCGGAAATGGTCGGGACGCTGGCTTTGAGCTGCGCGCTGGGCCTGAGTTCAGAAAAGTTTGATGAGAAGGTTCCCTCCCTGACCGACCGGCAGCGCGAGTGTCTGCTTTGGGTTGCAAGAGGGAAGACTGCGGCTGAAACGGCCATGATACTCGAAATCAGCACGGAGACCGTGATTCAGCATCTCAAGATGGCCCGCGAACGCTATCAGGTCCATTGTAAACAGTCCCTCGTCGTCGCGGCGCTGTTCGACGGGTTGATCGGGTTTGCCGACATTATCCGTTGGCGGGACGCAGGGTAA
- a CDS encoding DUF2285 domain-containing protein, which yields MASARLGGDNYLIPRDQSFPIRLAALDAFHCCVDGSAAPSVRNQLQPTAYQSHRFHLLLAILDALSRAPEGVMLKDIAGTIVYRGLSAQRAIDWKSSSQRRQTQRLVVEARRMASHGYLGLLRQSRLRSFQTH from the coding sequence ATGGCCTCCGCCCGGTTGGGTGGAGACAATTATCTGATCCCTCGGGACCAGTCGTTTCCGATCAGGCTGGCGGCGCTCGATGCGTTTCACTGCTGTGTAGATGGTTCCGCTGCTCCCAGCGTGCGAAACCAGTTGCAGCCCACTGCCTATCAGTCCCACCGCTTCCACTTGCTGCTCGCCATACTTGATGCTTTATCCCGGGCGCCTGAGGGTGTTATGCTAAAAGATATCGCTGGAACCATTGTTTATCGGGGATTGTCCGCGCAGCGCGCCATTGACTGGAAATCGTCATCGCAACGCCGCCAGACCCAGCGTCTCGTGGTTGAGGCGCGGCGAATGGCGTCGCACGGCTATCTCGGCTTGCTTCGCCAAAGCCGGCTCCGCTCTTTTCAAACGCACTGA
- a CDS encoding transcriptional regulator domain-containing protein: MDRPFDSNDRTGAFDYSDFAQEFLRRNAAYRQQYARIASESGFDPQSPACRRMARSWGLEFPD; encoded by the coding sequence ATGGATCGACCATTTGACAGCAACGACCGGACAGGCGCATTCGACTATTCGGATTTCGCGCAGGAATTCCTGCGCCGCAATGCCGCGTACCGGCAACAATACGCACGGATCGCCAGCGAAAGCGGTTTCGACCCGCAATCCCCAGCTTGCCGCCGAATGGCGCGTTCATGGGGCCTTGAATTTCCCGATTGA
- a CDS encoding RNA polymerase sigma factor, translated as MTQIAAEIRHQSPQCVGPAYCAAKVSRTVGRRRTLDALYREERAGLIAYLARRVGSERARDLAQDVFLRAATSKQLTELVNPAGFLRRIAFNLMVDEARRQKCRVRTQPLLENADAPSRAAQEDAVHVRETRQALEIALAELPEKCARIFAMNRFEKKSYREIHIELGIALPTVDYHMMKALAHLRQALGHSW; from the coding sequence ATGACTCAAATTGCCGCCGAAATTCGGCACCAATCTCCCCAGTGCGTGGGTCCCGCATATTGCGCTGCAAAGGTAAGCCGAACGGTCGGTCGCCGCCGCACACTCGATGCCCTCTACCGCGAGGAACGGGCTGGACTGATCGCCTATCTTGCGCGCCGCGTGGGCTCCGAACGCGCCCGCGACCTGGCACAGGACGTGTTCCTGCGTGCGGCGACCAGCAAGCAGCTGACGGAACTCGTCAATCCGGCGGGCTTTCTGAGGCGGATTGCATTCAACTTGATGGTGGACGAGGCGCGGCGGCAAAAGTGCCGGGTCAGGACCCAGCCACTTCTGGAGAACGCAGACGCGCCAAGCCGTGCTGCGCAAGAAGATGCCGTGCATGTCCGTGAAACCCGGCAAGCGCTGGAAATCGCGCTCGCAGAGCTCCCCGAAAAGTGCGCGCGTATCTTCGCGATGAACCGCTTCGAGAAGAAATCCTACCGAGAGATACATATCGAACTCGGCATCGCACTGCCGACGGTCGACTATCACATGATGAAAGCTCTTGCGCATTTGCGTCAAGCGCTGGGTCACAGTTGGTGA
- a CDS encoding TonB-dependent siderophore receptor, with the protein MSSTIRTLSVLLTGAAFAGAAPPLFAQDSPGEQAQDDAAEVGDTALDEESSAIVVTGTRIRGARVVGEVIELDRETIVETGQVDLGEAIRNLPQNFSGGQNPGVGSGGGIGNENVNSASTPNLRGLGPDATLTLLNGHRLPYNSASQGVDISAIPLAIVDRLEVVPDGASALYGSDAVGGVVNVILRRDFEGVTTSAQIGASTDGGNFRQQADIVAGTIWNSGGFVFAYDFANNSGIEARERAYAGSLLPETLLYPSNRRHAVTFSAHQSLSEGVEANLDALYSYRESTTIDGTPAQRIRREPDLETFSVAPSLQFDLGPSWKANLAGVFGRDRTRFQTSFIPETGPARVSTGSYLHQITSLEMGAEGPVATLPGGETRLAVGIGFRNNRLEYSLESAILNAQFDATQRARFAYAELYVPFMSGRNAVDGIEQLTLSAAVRYEDYPGLDQLATPRLGITYSPGGDLMFRASWARSFKAPTLYQQNIFSQAILVPAAAFGAGTGSDTVFLSGGGNPNLRPERARSWTAGVEVQPAAVRGLTASATWYDIRYDNRVVAPIAGSIAAAINNPGYASLIDFSPDPADLAELITGAQFGLENFTGRPFDPADVVVLFDNRNINVAAWSVEGLDARIAWNRDLGNDRSIALDLNGSWLRSRQTITSELPEVQLAGTTFNPPRYRARGAARYRAGRLTANAAVSYIGALVDRRLATVQRLSPSATVDLGMHYAVIRGDGRDPGLEFSLTIQNLFNDKPDVIGQTGPNTTPYDSTNYSPIGRFIAFGVRRHW; encoded by the coding sequence ATGTCGTCGACAATTCGCACACTTTCCGTCCTTCTAACCGGGGCAGCATTTGCAGGTGCCGCTCCTCCTCTTTTCGCCCAAGACAGTCCAGGCGAACAGGCACAAGATGACGCTGCCGAGGTTGGCGATACAGCTTTGGACGAAGAGAGTTCCGCGATCGTTGTCACGGGAACGCGTATCCGAGGCGCACGGGTCGTAGGTGAAGTCATCGAGCTTGATCGCGAGACGATCGTCGAGACGGGCCAGGTGGACCTCGGCGAAGCGATCCGCAACCTACCCCAGAATTTCTCGGGCGGTCAGAACCCTGGGGTTGGTTCGGGCGGCGGCATCGGCAATGAAAATGTAAATTCAGCATCGACTCCCAATCTGCGCGGGCTTGGGCCCGATGCGACGCTGACATTGCTCAACGGTCATCGCCTTCCATACAACTCGGCGTCCCAGGGCGTCGACATCTCCGCCATTCCGCTCGCCATTGTCGACCGGCTCGAGGTCGTCCCCGATGGAGCTTCAGCGCTCTATGGCTCGGACGCGGTTGGCGGCGTTGTGAACGTCATCCTGCGCCGCGACTTTGAGGGCGTGACAACCTCGGCCCAGATTGGAGCGAGCACCGATGGAGGCAACTTTCGCCAACAGGCCGACATAGTCGCAGGCACAATCTGGAACAGTGGCGGCTTCGTCTTCGCCTACGACTTCGCGAACAATTCCGGGATTGAGGCGAGGGAGCGCGCCTATGCAGGATCACTGCTACCGGAAACCTTGCTTTATCCCTCAAACCGGCGCCACGCCGTAACATTTTCGGCGCACCAGAGCTTGTCAGAAGGCGTGGAGGCCAATCTCGACGCGCTCTATTCGTATCGCGAATCAACCACCATTGATGGCACGCCGGCCCAGCGCATTCGGCGTGAGCCCGACCTCGAGACCTTTTCCGTAGCGCCGTCGCTGCAGTTCGACCTTGGGCCGAGTTGGAAGGCCAATCTCGCGGGTGTCTTCGGGCGCGATCGAACCCGCTTCCAGACCAGTTTCATTCCAGAGACAGGTCCGGCGCGCGTCTCTACGGGAAGCTACCTGCATCAGATCACCTCGCTGGAAATGGGTGCGGAAGGCCCGGTCGCCACTCTTCCCGGCGGCGAGACGCGCTTGGCTGTCGGCATCGGATTTCGTAACAATCGACTCGAGTACTCTCTGGAAAGCGCGATCCTGAATGCGCAATTCGATGCAACGCAACGGGCACGCTTCGCCTACGCGGAACTGTATGTTCCATTCATGTCGGGTCGGAACGCCGTCGATGGAATCGAGCAGCTAACGCTATCCGCTGCAGTTCGCTACGAAGACTATCCCGGACTCGACCAGCTCGCCACCCCGCGCCTTGGGATTACCTATTCGCCAGGTGGTGATCTGATGTTCAGAGCGAGTTGGGCACGCTCGTTCAAGGCTCCCACGCTTTACCAGCAAAACATCTTTTCTCAGGCCATTCTGGTGCCTGCTGCGGCGTTCGGAGCGGGCACCGGCTCCGACACAGTGTTTCTGAGCGGGGGCGGCAATCCCAACCTCCGTCCCGAGCGCGCCCGAAGCTGGACGGCGGGAGTCGAGGTCCAGCCTGCAGCGGTCCGAGGATTGACCGCCTCCGCGACTTGGTATGATATCCGCTATGACAACCGCGTCGTTGCGCCGATCGCTGGATCGATCGCAGCTGCTATCAACAATCCGGGATATGCCAGCCTCATCGATTTTTCACCTGATCCGGCCGATTTGGCCGAACTCATCACGGGTGCCCAGTTCGGATTGGAGAACTTCACAGGCCGCCCGTTCGATCCTGCAGACGTTGTCGTTCTGTTCGACAACAGGAACATTAATGTCGCGGCGTGGAGCGTAGAAGGGCTGGATGCCAGGATTGCCTGGAACCGCGATCTCGGGAATGACCGCTCGATAGCATTGGATCTCAACGGCAGCTGGTTGCGCAGCAGGCAAACCATCACATCCGAACTACCTGAAGTCCAGCTTGCCGGTACGACTTTCAACCCGCCCCGCTACCGCGCGCGTGGAGCAGCAAGATATCGGGCAGGCCGCCTTACCGCCAATGCGGCAGTCAGTTATATCGGTGCGCTCGTCGACAGACGGCTTGCAACCGTGCAGCGGCTGTCACCAAGCGCAACTGTCGATCTTGGCATGCACTATGCGGTCATTCGGGGAGACGGCCGTGATCCCGGTCTTGAATTCTCGTTGACCATTCAAAACCTATTCAACGATAAGCCGGACGTGATCGGCCAAACCGGTCCCAACACAACACCCTACGATTCAACCAACTATTCTCCGATCGGGCGCTTCATCGCGTTTGGCGTGAGGAGGCATTGGTAA
- a CDS encoding Atxe2 family lasso peptide isopeptidase, with the protein MTALFALALSLTIVPTAEDPPSAEDPCDALPVAPETANAELGEWTVDGQVRIADIGAPVGTPNRSVFGISPDDSQIAFTVRRAIPETNSYCQRLLVAPLSGEGSPIEVARGGEFIRDDFRLRDFTAILAGWPRTSAPRWSPDGMRIAYLRREAGSTQVWLASPTGQTGAVRATNLADDVDDFAWAQDGMGLIVSTRPAIRLAAAAIASEGRRGFLFDARFAPQAADRPIPTGHADPVYTWVSLRDGSSRPATEMEQVLIAPPRPAAIPDNARNVRSGEGGFSAWLEAEFPERLLSPTRLVLAAPDGSRKVCPVTQCDGIRELFWSASERALFLVQRTGWADSQTALLRWDPRDAAPRQVLISDDVFIGCAPHAKELICGREGSTQPRRLVALDMRTGSERLIHDPNPQLENMEYGSVQRFRFRLASGVESFADLVLPPTHRPGELHPLIVVQYRSRGFLRGGTGDEVPIQPLAARGFAVLSFDRPDFPPEAYLATTDAEIRTLSEDDWADRRQVQEALELAVRRAVETGAVDPTRMGISGFSDGGSTVQWALINSDLFQVASMGSCCEDLYSFALAAGPRFTEYLRDMGYRYFEPGAETFWEPMSLILNVDRIDVPILIQAGDSEYEGSLDVVETFSHNNKAIELYVFPDESHVKWQSSHRLAMYERVVEWFEFWLMGRLNCNPSREAQYARWSAMEGAPPTRDLRCHAEPLAGP; encoded by the coding sequence ATGACTGCGCTCTTTGCGCTAGCGCTCAGCCTGACGATCGTGCCGACAGCTGAAGATCCGCCATCGGCCGAAGATCCGTGTGATGCACTGCCGGTCGCCCCGGAAACGGCAAATGCGGAGTTAGGTGAGTGGACAGTGGACGGACAAGTCCGGATTGCGGATATTGGCGCACCGGTCGGAACTCCCAACCGAAGTGTATTTGGTATCTCGCCTGACGACAGCCAAATCGCCTTCACCGTCCGTCGCGCAATTCCCGAGACGAATAGCTATTGCCAAAGATTGCTGGTCGCGCCGTTGAGCGGCGAAGGTTCTCCAATCGAGGTGGCGCGCGGCGGGGAATTCATTCGCGACGATTTCCGGCTTCGCGACTTCACCGCGATACTGGCGGGTTGGCCTAGGACGAGCGCGCCGCGATGGTCGCCGGATGGCATGCGGATTGCGTATCTGAGGAGAGAAGCCGGTTCGACACAGGTTTGGTTGGCCAGCCCAACCGGGCAAACGGGTGCGGTCCGAGCAACCAATCTGGCCGACGATGTCGACGATTTCGCCTGGGCTCAGGACGGAATGGGTCTCATTGTCAGCACAAGACCTGCAATTCGCCTCGCCGCCGCGGCAATCGCCAGCGAAGGCAGACGCGGATTTCTCTTCGACGCGCGGTTTGCGCCGCAGGCAGCCGACCGACCGATACCGACCGGTCATGCCGATCCGGTCTATACATGGGTTTCGCTTCGGGACGGGTCATCGCGACCTGCAACCGAAATGGAGCAGGTGCTTATTGCCCCGCCGCGACCGGCAGCGATACCGGACAACGCACGAAATGTTCGATCAGGAGAGGGCGGATTTTCGGCCTGGCTCGAAGCAGAGTTCCCCGAGCGTCTCCTCAGCCCGACGCGGCTGGTTCTGGCCGCTCCGGACGGCAGCCGAAAAGTCTGCCCTGTCACGCAATGCGACGGCATCCGAGAACTGTTCTGGTCGGCCTCGGAGCGCGCCCTTTTCCTCGTCCAGCGTACTGGATGGGCCGACAGCCAGACGGCATTGTTGCGCTGGGATCCCCGCGATGCTGCGCCTCGCCAAGTCCTGATTTCCGATGATGTGTTCATCGGGTGCGCCCCTCATGCCAAGGAACTTATTTGCGGGCGTGAGGGCAGCACACAGCCTCGCCGATTAGTGGCGCTCGACATGCGAACGGGATCAGAACGACTGATCCACGATCCAAACCCGCAGCTTGAGAACATGGAGTATGGCTCCGTCCAGCGTTTCCGCTTCCGCCTGGCAAGCGGTGTCGAGAGTTTCGCCGACCTTGTCCTGCCGCCCACTCATCGACCTGGCGAACTGCATCCCCTGATCGTGGTGCAGTACCGGAGCCGGGGCTTCCTTCGCGGAGGAACCGGGGACGAGGTTCCGATCCAGCCTCTCGCCGCACGCGGATTCGCGGTCCTCAGTTTCGACCGGCCTGATTTCCCGCCAGAGGCGTATCTGGCAACAACCGATGCAGAAATACGGACATTGAGCGAAGATGACTGGGCGGACCGGCGCCAGGTGCAGGAAGCACTAGAGCTCGCTGTACGACGCGCCGTCGAGACTGGTGCGGTCGATCCAACGCGCATGGGGATCAGCGGATTCAGTGATGGCGGATCGACCGTCCAGTGGGCGCTGATCAACTCGGACCTTTTCCAGGTCGCTTCGATGGGATCGTGCTGCGAGGATCTCTACTCCTTCGCTCTCGCTGCAGGGCCACGGTTTACCGAGTATTTGCGGGACATGGGTTATCGCTATTTCGAGCCCGGTGCCGAAACATTCTGGGAGCCCATGTCGCTCATACTCAATGTGGACCGGATCGATGTTCCAATTTTGATCCAGGCAGGGGACAGCGAGTACGAAGGCAGCCTCGATGTCGTTGAAACCTTCTCGCATAACAATAAGGCTATCGAACTCTACGTGTTCCCCGATGAGTCTCATGTCAAATGGCAATCGTCGCATCGCCTGGCGATGTACGAGCGCGTCGTCGAATGGTTCGAGTTCTGGCTTATGGGCAGGCTGAACTGCAATCCTTCAAGAGAAGCACAGTACGCCCGCTGGAGCGCCATGGAGGGTGCCCCGCCCACACGCGACCTTCGCTGCCATGCTGAACCATTAGCGGGTCCATGA
- a CDS encoding asparagine synthase-related protein has protein sequence MCHITGCSVPTMVAAVLRRRLGKGTRESWPVDASLLTCGTDAAYSEPLVPWLSPLGISGSGKRDHMVLIMRAQNHIHGLAAGPPRFSPLMSQPLMEFCLGVPTWIWAHGGRNRALARAAFAQELPPAVLARTSKAGPDSFVRQIFALNRNSIAERLLDGLLAANGVIDRHAVEAALRTDERDDNSMFGRILDLLEAENWARSWTR, from the coding sequence ATGTGCCATATCACCGGATGCTCGGTCCCCACCATGGTCGCCGCAGTTCTTCGCAGACGGCTTGGTAAGGGAACGAGGGAAAGCTGGCCGGTCGATGCGAGTCTGCTTACCTGCGGAACTGACGCTGCGTACAGCGAGCCACTCGTGCCCTGGCTGAGTCCTCTAGGGATCTCAGGTTCGGGAAAACGCGACCATATGGTCCTGATCATGCGGGCACAGAACCACATTCATGGACTGGCCGCCGGCCCGCCTCGATTTTCGCCACTAATGAGTCAGCCGCTCATGGAGTTTTGTCTCGGTGTTCCGACTTGGATATGGGCACACGGCGGCAGGAACCGCGCTTTGGCCCGGGCGGCATTCGCACAGGAATTGCCGCCTGCCGTGCTGGCCAGAACATCGAAGGCCGGACCCGACAGCTTCGTAAGGCAAATTTTCGCCCTGAACCGAAATTCGATCGCCGAGCGCTTGCTGGATGGGTTGCTCGCCGCGAACGGGGTAATCGACCGCCATGCCGTGGAAGCCGCGCTGCGCACTGATGAACGAGACGACAACAGCATGTTCGGTCGCATACTTGACCTGCTCGAAGCCGAGAATTGGGCTCGCTCATGGACCCGCTAA
- a CDS encoding lasso peptide biosynthesis B2 protein, protein MDLHREGLAWRILDGQLLFLDVSNDRYFRLSDDENRRCLEKLGRYPEKQWHQPSSLARPADWTVPEQSSPAIAEHTFSLPAVARALWMQRRVEARLAKHSLALVLSQLRSVVESRSESQFEISEKGRRCIGAFEDARLLRTAADRCLSRSIALATCLAAYGDRARIVIGVHTPPFAAHCWTQHRDTVLNDSVEEVLRYEPILVV, encoded by the coding sequence ATGGATCTCCACCGCGAAGGACTGGCGTGGCGCATTTTGGATGGCCAGCTCCTATTTCTCGATGTTTCCAACGATCGCTACTTTCGGTTGTCGGATGACGAAAATCGCAGATGTCTCGAAAAACTTGGCCGGTATCCCGAGAAGCAATGGCACCAACCGAGCAGCCTCGCCCGGCCTGCGGACTGGACCGTCCCAGAACAATCGAGCCCGGCAATCGCCGAGCACACCTTTAGTCTGCCCGCAGTCGCGAGAGCGCTTTGGATGCAACGCCGCGTTGAAGCGCGGCTCGCGAAACACTCTTTGGCGCTGGTCCTTTCCCAATTACGGAGCGTTGTCGAATCCAGGTCGGAAAGCCAATTCGAGATCAGTGAGAAGGGACGCAGGTGTATCGGGGCTTTTGAGGATGCACGATTGTTGCGCACCGCTGCGGACCGGTGTCTTTCGCGCTCCATCGCTCTCGCGACTTGTCTTGCCGCATATGGCGACCGGGCGCGGATCGTCATCGGCGTCCATACACCCCCTTTTGCAGCACACTGCTGGACGCAGCACCGAGACACGGTCTTGAACGACAGTGTCGAAGAAGTGCTCCGCTATGAACCAATTCTTGTCGTATGA
- a CDS encoding benenodin family lasso peptide — protein MKEFDHNQNEVIDLGKASVETKGAVGFYIDASGGQLANSPGLLDE, from the coding sequence ATGAAGGAGTTCGACCATAACCAGAATGAGGTTATCGACCTCGGCAAGGCCTCGGTTGAGACCAAGGGCGCCGTCGGTTTCTACATCGACGCCAGCGGCGGGCAATTGGCCAACAGCCCGGGCCTGCTCGACGAATAA
- a CDS encoding DUF2274 domain-containing protein — MTRLKLSDITDGKPVKLTIEIPARLHRRLIEYGTVLNGGVSEGAPVPELLIPPMIERFVASDRDFAKARRGSRALSKQ, encoded by the coding sequence ATGACCCGGCTCAAGCTCTCCGACATTACCGATGGCAAGCCTGTAAAGTTAACGATCGAAATCCCTGCCCGGCTCCATCGCCGGCTGATCGAATATGGGACCGTGCTCAATGGCGGGGTATCAGAGGGTGCGCCTGTGCCTGAGCTGCTTATTCCGCCGATGATCGAGCGCTTTGTTGCAAGTGACCGGGATTTTGCCAAGGCACGCAGAGGATCGCGCGCACTATCCAAACAATAA
- a CDS encoding TrbI/VirB10 family protein, translated as MKEEGKTEPSPDAESIVQLRGEGPRVVRLSRKAIGLASAAGLTVLGGILLYALQPPSQDGGEELVNTDGIAVADGLAAAPADYSQVPRLGPPLPGDLGQPILEAQDRGAIAALPPVGAPPPVPPQRAAPSPEEIERERLEQEREAARGSRLFFGGGTQAASSGPAASGAGPQPAAPVQPSVSTARASFLERPADTRTASVQRLEAVPSGALLHAGSIIPAALITGIRSDLPGLVTAQVTENIYDSPTGRHLLIPQGARLIGEYDSDVGFGQRRVLLAWNRLILPDGRSIVLDRQPVADPSGYAGLEDGVDYHWGGVVKAALVSTLLGIGGELGAGGDDDLLRAVRRGSQDSINRAGEQVVARELDIRPTLTIRPGFPVRVLVTRDIVLEGGA; from the coding sequence GTGAAAGAGGAAGGCAAGACCGAGCCGTCACCCGATGCCGAAAGCATCGTTCAATTGCGCGGGGAAGGACCGCGCGTGGTCAGGCTCTCACGCAAGGCTATCGGCCTTGCCAGCGCCGCGGGTCTGACCGTTCTTGGCGGTATATTGCTCTATGCCCTGCAGCCGCCTTCACAGGACGGCGGCGAAGAGCTGGTCAACACCGACGGGATTGCTGTGGCAGACGGACTTGCCGCAGCCCCGGCAGACTATTCCCAGGTTCCCAGGTTAGGGCCACCGCTGCCGGGCGATCTCGGTCAACCGATCCTCGAGGCGCAGGATCGCGGTGCCATTGCCGCGCTGCCCCCTGTCGGCGCGCCGCCTCCGGTTCCGCCACAGCGGGCCGCGCCGAGCCCTGAAGAGATAGAGCGCGAACGCCTAGAACAGGAACGCGAGGCGGCGCGCGGCAGTCGCCTGTTTTTCGGCGGCGGGACACAAGCTGCCAGTTCCGGTCCGGCAGCTTCGGGCGCTGGGCCGCAACCCGCAGCACCAGTTCAGCCTTCCGTCTCGACCGCGCGGGCAAGTTTTCTAGAACGGCCTGCCGACACGCGGACAGCGTCCGTGCAGCGGCTTGAGGCGGTGCCATCTGGCGCGCTGCTTCACGCCGGGTCGATCATTCCGGCAGCGCTGATCACCGGCATCCGCTCAGACCTGCCCGGCCTTGTGACCGCGCAGGTGACCGAGAATATCTATGACAGCCCGACGGGGCGGCATCTTCTGATCCCGCAGGGTGCGCGCCTGATCGGCGAATACGATTCCGATGTCGGGTTCGGGCAACGCCGGGTACTGCTGGCCTGGAACAGGCTCATCCTGCCCGATGGTCGCTCGATCGTGCTGGATCGTCAGCCAGTCGCCGATCCGTCGGGCTATGCCGGACTGGAAGACGGCGTCGATTACCATTGGGGCGGTGTCGTCAAGGCGGCGCTCGTTTCCACTTTGCTCGGGATTGGCGGCGAGCTTGGCGCAGGCGGAGATGATGACCTGCTGCGCGCTGTTCGCCGCGGCAGTCAGGACAGCATCAATCGCGCGGGCGAGCAGGTCGTTGCACGCGAGCTTGATATCCGCCCGACGCTGACGATCCGCCCCGGCTTTCCCGTGCGGGTGCTGGTGACGCGCGATATTGTGCTGGAGGGTGGAGCATGA